The following proteins come from a genomic window of Sphaerisporangium rubeum:
- a CDS encoding alpha/beta hydrolase, which yields MQEEIDVDVHPRYPLSWQAGAFNTLLRGTTKPACALLLRHGLGLTLLSRVVAMGERLPIPVPSGVSIAKDGPRRTEWVRAGEQDESKVVLYFHGGGYFLCSPATHRPITCRLSAVAKRPVLALDYRQGPVHPLSQSLADALEAYEGLLDQGYDPSGIVLAGDSAGGHLTLTTLLALRDRGLPAPSAAVCLSPWSDLSDVRRRVNRWADPSLSASRVDWLARRWTAGLDARDPLVSPVYGDYEGLPPLMIVTGSTEVLRDEGRRVAVRARESGVPVTYEEWPRMPHVFPILADLVPEARLVFGHISRFLSAVSTTDTPTTLHPADQATDAA from the coding sequence ATGCAGGAGGAGATCGACGTCGACGTACATCCCCGGTACCCGCTCAGCTGGCAGGCCGGGGCCTTCAACACCTTGCTGCGCGGCACCACCAAGCCGGCGTGCGCACTGCTTCTGCGGCACGGTCTCGGTCTCACCCTCCTGTCCCGAGTCGTCGCCATGGGGGAGCGGTTGCCGATCCCGGTGCCGTCCGGGGTGTCCATCGCCAAGGACGGGCCGCGGCGCACCGAGTGGGTACGCGCGGGGGAACAGGACGAGAGCAAGGTCGTGCTGTACTTCCACGGCGGCGGCTACTTCCTGTGCTCGCCGGCGACCCACCGGCCCATCACCTGCCGCCTGTCGGCCGTGGCGAAGCGTCCGGTGCTGGCCCTCGACTACCGCCAGGGCCCCGTGCACCCCCTCAGCCAGTCGCTGGCGGACGCGCTGGAAGCCTACGAAGGACTGCTCGACCAGGGCTACGACCCGTCCGGCATCGTCCTGGCGGGTGACTCCGCCGGCGGCCACCTCACCCTCACCACGCTCCTGGCGCTGCGCGACCGGGGCCTTCCCGCGCCGTCGGCCGCCGTGTGCCTGTCCCCGTGGTCCGACCTGTCCGACGTCCGGCGCAGGGTGAACCGCTGGGCCGACCCGAGCCTGTCCGCGAGCCGCGTCGACTGGCTGGCCCGCCGCTGGACGGCCGGCCTCGACGCACGCGACCCCCTGGTCTCCCCGGTCTACGGCGACTACGAGGGCCTCCCCCCACTCATGATCGTCACCGGCTCCACCGAGGTCCTCCGCGACGAGGGCCGCCGCGTCGCCGTCCGCGCACGCGAGTCCGGCGTCCCCGTGACGTACGAGGAATGGCCCCGCATGCCCCACGTCTTCCCCATCCTCGCCGACCTGGTCCCCGAGGCCCGCCTGGTGTTCGGCCACATCTCGCGCTTCCTCTCCGCCGTATCCACCACCGACACCCCCACCACCCTCCACCCCGCCGACCAGGCCACCGACGCCGCCTGA
- a CDS encoding ABC transporter permease — protein sequence MNPVRAYVLLAAAWTRAAAQYRASMVMMIVGAFVVTSLDVAAIVVIFAHVERLGGFSLYEVMFLYGTAGVSFALADLLFGNVDRLGQQIRSGAFDLMLIRPVSPFVQMAVDRFSVQRTGRVAQAAVVLAVALPRLHVPWQRAWMVPVMVVCGIVLFGAVWTIGAALQFLLTDAPELANAFTYGGGQLTQYPFSVYGAELVRGVTFVLPLAFVNWQPGLYVLDRPDPFGLPHLLRFMSPAAALALATLAALLWRAGIRRYRSTGS from the coding sequence ATGAACCCGGTGCGCGCGTACGTGCTGCTGGCGGCGGCCTGGACCAGAGCGGCGGCGCAGTACCGCGCGTCGATGGTGATGATGATCGTCGGCGCGTTCGTGGTGACGAGCCTGGACGTCGCGGCCATCGTCGTGATCTTCGCGCACGTCGAGAGGCTCGGCGGGTTCAGCCTGTACGAGGTGATGTTCCTGTACGGCACGGCGGGGGTGTCGTTCGCGCTGGCGGACCTGTTGTTCGGCAACGTCGACCGGCTCGGCCAGCAGATCAGGTCCGGGGCCTTCGACCTCATGCTCATCCGGCCGGTCAGCCCGTTCGTGCAGATGGCCGTGGACCGGTTCAGCGTGCAGCGCACCGGCCGGGTCGCGCAGGCGGCGGTGGTGCTGGCCGTCGCGCTGCCCCGGCTGCACGTGCCGTGGCAGCGCGCCTGGATGGTCCCGGTGATGGTGGTGTGCGGCATCGTGCTGTTCGGAGCGGTGTGGACCATCGGTGCGGCGCTGCAGTTCCTGCTGACCGACGCGCCAGAGCTCGCCAACGCCTTCACCTACGGCGGCGGCCAGCTCACCCAGTACCCCTTCAGCGTGTACGGCGCCGAGCTGGTGCGCGGGGTGACGTTCGTCCTGCCGCTCGCGTTCGTCAACTGGCAGCCGGGCCTGTACGTGCTGGACCGGCCCGACCCGTTCGGGCTGCCGCACCTGCTGCGCTTCATGAGCCCGGCCGCCGCGCTGGCCCTCGCGACCCTGGCGGCGCTGCTGTGGCGTGCCGGGATCCGCCGTTACCGATCCACGGGGAGCTGA
- a CDS encoding ABC transporter permease → MLPRTWRCPTFALYLTVFRYGFRRHSTYRAAAVAGAFTNTVFGVLRAYVLIALWEARPGLAGYDVLDAITFCFLTQGFIGPMQVFGGGLELSQRVRTGDVALDLVRPASLQLWCLSDDLGRAAFLFLARSVPPTLAGAALFGIRLPSSAGTWVAFAASMALGVVVSFALRYLIALSSCWILDDRGVQSLSLVLTTFFSGMILPLVIFPGWLGDVARVLPWAALVQVPADVFLGKTGLAAALGFQALWAAALLGLGALATRAARRKVVIQGG, encoded by the coding sequence TTGCTCCCCCGGACCTGGAGGTGCCCGACCTTCGCGCTCTATCTGACCGTCTTCCGGTACGGCTTCCGCCGTCACTCCACCTACCGGGCCGCCGCTGTGGCGGGTGCGTTCACCAACACCGTCTTCGGTGTGCTCCGCGCGTACGTGCTGATCGCGCTGTGGGAGGCGCGGCCGGGGCTCGCCGGGTACGACGTGCTCGACGCGATCACCTTCTGTTTCCTCACCCAGGGGTTCATCGGGCCCATGCAGGTGTTCGGCGGCGGGCTCGAACTGTCCCAGCGGGTGCGTACCGGTGACGTGGCGCTCGATCTGGTGCGGCCGGCGTCGCTGCAGTTGTGGTGTCTCTCCGACGACCTCGGACGGGCCGCGTTCCTGTTCCTGGCCCGCAGTGTCCCGCCGACGCTGGCCGGCGCGGCGCTGTTCGGCATCCGCCTGCCGTCCTCGGCCGGCACGTGGGTGGCCTTCGCCGCGTCGATGGCGCTCGGGGTCGTGGTGAGTTTCGCGCTGCGCTACCTGATCGCGCTGTCGTCGTGCTGGATCCTGGACGACCGGGGGGTGCAGTCGCTGTCGCTGGTCCTGACGACCTTCTTCAGCGGCATGATCCTGCCGCTGGTGATCTTCCCCGGCTGGCTGGGGGACGTCGCACGGGTCCTGCCGTGGGCCGCGCTGGTCCAGGTCCCCGCCGACGTCTTCCTCGGCAAGACCGGCCTCGCCGCCGCGCTCGGCTTCCAGGCGCTGTGGGCCGCGGCGCTGCTCGGCCTCGGGGCCCTGGCCACGCGAGCGGCCCGCAGGAAGGTCGTGATCCAGGGTGGGTGA